The following DNA comes from Bos indicus x Bos taurus breed Angus x Brahman F1 hybrid chromosome 5, Bos_hybrid_MaternalHap_v2.0, whole genome shotgun sequence.
TCCTTAAGTCTAACTCAGAAGCCTTTCACAACCAACTGAAATGTCACCTGTGATTATCAGTGTCATCAGTATCCTGTCTGCTTGCACTGAAGGTAAATGCTTTATTCGTttaatgcatcattttttttttttttttgtgcctaACAACCTTATGAGGTTGAGCTTCTTGTCTCATGAGTCGTCGTGCCTGGTGTCATCACGTAGCAGCAGAGAGGTTATTAGGACGTGCATGACAAGGATGGAGAACAGATCTTGAAATAACTACTTTCCCTTGGTTTTTCCTACAAGAATTCTAAAAGTGTACAAAATGCACCATgaatgtttgtcttttttcttcctacCCTGCACCATTCTGGATTCAGCCAGTCAGCAAATGTTTACCTTTGAGGTTTCTATGCCATAGTGTGCATCTGATGTACCCATGAAAGGATGAAGATGACGGCAGTAGACTGTTAGCTCTGACACGCGTTCCCTGTCCAAGGTGGAGCCTGTGACACAGGCTGAAGACTCAGCATTTCACCTTGAGCTGAACCCTCTGATGGGAggccagcaggccaggctccacTATGGCCTCCCTAACCCCTTGGACGTGCTACAGAGAGAAGTCCCTTCTCATGTTTATGTATAAACAGGTAccagttttgattttatttcatcatATTAACATTCATGACACATCAGAATGAGAAATGCACAATTGTAACCATTCAACAGCTTGCCTTACTCCAAAAGAACACTATATTCATATTAAACATTTATACATCTTCCCACCCAACTTTACAAATGTCCTAAACCATTTTCCAGCATTTCTCACATCGAAGTCTAGTTCTGCTGTTTAATATCACCATTCTGTATCATCTGGTAGGCTCCAGCGCTCCCCCTCCGATTCACGGTGCAGAGAACCAGCCACCCGGGGCCATGGACACCCATGTGGCTCCAGGGCTGGCTCCTCAGCTGGGAAGTCTCCAGATTATTTGACATTAGTGACCAAGAACTAAAAGCTGTAGCACAGGACCACACTGGTCACAGGAAGGAAGGGGACCATGGCCAAGAGAAATCCTGAAGGTTGGAAGGCCAGTTCAGCCCAAAGATCTCAGTAAAACCAAATCCCACAACCTTCCTGAAACATACAGCACTGGAGCCACTGCTTTCACGTCTCAAAAATGTTCCACAGTTGTGACCAGACTCTGGAAGCTGGGAGCTGTTACACGGTTGGTGCGTGTGTACATAACACATCAAAAATCAATGTGTGAAACCTTGATAATTGGGTCTGATTACACCCAGAATTTGCATGTACAGAGAAAAGCTAAACTTAGCAGAACCTTTCCAGTATGGTAACAATGCACTCCCTACAGTTTACTCACTCCATTTTACACCCAGATCACAGCCCATTATTTGTGCATAACCAGTTATGTTCTATGAAGCTCAGAATTGTCACGATCAAGTCAGTTTTGAATCATGTCATTCTATGCTGGTTTTAGCAGTCACCGTAAGAAACATGAAGTCACATCCGACTCAAAGGACTGTCCATTTCTCACACGTAGAAAAACCTGAGATATGAGTCAGCAACTAGCTACACTTACAGTAAAGAACAACACGAACACCCACCCACcacccttggaaaaaaaaaaaaaagctgctgacGTGAATTAAGGCTTCAAAACAGGACCAGACTGTAGCTGACAAAACTCAAGCCAGGAAATTTAAAAGCAGGTAAGTACTATCACTGTTTACTTGTTCTAATCACCTAGTTTCAGCTGCCAGGGTTGATTCCATACAGTGATTGTAGGTACGGACTGAGACCACTTGTTCCCGCTCCATTTTGGTGTCCCTTCTACTAAAAAATGCCGGGGGTAGTTTGAGAATAGTGTGGGTGtgtctttccattctgtttgcGATGAAACAAAATTTGTCCGCCTCCTCCTCACCTTTCTATACTGTTTAGTTCTGAGCATTCCTGGCTTACGAAAGCCTCTCAGCCCTAGCAGTATGAAAGCCTAAGGAAATCGTAGAAAATACCACCTTCATCACAtgctaagggggaaaaaaacccactgaGAAAATAACAGCTGCCTGCTGCTCCTCAGTAGTTTGATCTTCTTATCCTTCCACAGTTTTCTGCCTCTTGGTAGTTTGCAATAAAATTCCACTTTATTGTTCCATTTTCACAAAATACCTCTGTGCAGTGaaaccaaaatagaaaatacCTAGCATGGCTGAGACCTTGAAGGGGGTGCTGCTCTGCTACCAAATAAATTCACATCTGGCTTGAAACCAGGTTAGTTCCCAGGATTAACAAGCCCATCTTGAACAGTTCTTTTGATTTAGAAAGAGGGAGGTAGACTCATTTAGCCTCCCAACATTAGCTTAATCATGATGCTGCCAGATTCCTGGCTGTTCAGTTGATCTCAGATAGCTTCACCTTCCTTCTTCACAAAGCCGAGAAGAGGAGCCGGACCACTTCCATCCAGGCCTAACTGGAAATGCCTGCAGAGGCCGTCTGAATTGGTGAAAAAGTGTGACTAGCTACCTACCTGTTCACAATGCCTAGAAACCGGGCCACCAGACCTGGTAGTGGTGAAAGCCCCGACTTTGTCTGAGGTACTGGGGTTGCTCTAAAGTAGGTCTTGGCAAGGCCCCCTAATGGTCGGTCAGCAGAATGACGCTGGCCAGCTCAGCGGCTGGCGGGTGCGCTTGGATCTGTGCATCAGCTTTGGACATGATGGTTCCTTGTGGATTTACCATTAGGTTTTGTTCCTAACGGGGTCTCCCCGCCCGACCCACAGGCTGGCTCAGTCTCAGCGCTAAGGTGCACTACGGAAGGGACCAGACAGGACTAGGATCTGAGATCTCTTTGTAGCACAACAAGAGAACGGAGGGGGCTTCCGTCCTCCAACTCCAAGTAGAACTCAATCTAGTACGAACGGGAGGATGTGCAATCCATTGCATAGAACTGTGTCACGTGTCTGGGGGAAAGCTGGCCTGGGCCCTTCCATTTGTATTGAGAGAAGTATTAGCTGCTCTCTCAACTGCAGATGTTACAAAAGAATGGTGTGGATCCATGTGTTGTTTTTACACCATAGCTccattttccaaaaatatatatgtacatatatatatttcagatttacAGGGAATTAGTTTTCGTGAACAAGACAAGCCCTGTCCACGGGAGTCACAAGTGTCCTCCTGCTCAGGAGACCTCGATGATTTCCATGCTGCCTGAAAAGCTTGACTGGCTGCCCACCTTGCCCAGTTCCTCCCGCGACCGGTTCTCGGACCTGATGCTCTCACCGAACTCCATCTGGCAGCTTCGACGCTTGAACTGCTTCTCGAAGGGGCTCTCCTCGTGCCAGCTGCGCCGGGAGTCGGCCCTGTCGCCGGGCTTGTGGCGCCGGCGCACCGAATGCCCGGGGTCCCCGCTGCACGTGGGCAGCTGACTGCAGCTGAAGGCAGGGTGGCCCGTGCGGCCCCCGTAGATGGCCGAGGCCGAGTAGAAGTGCGGGGGCTCTGGCGCAAAATACCAGCTCTTGGTCAGGGCCGGGGCGGAGGTCTGGGGGGCCAGGAGATCCGAGTGCCAGCCCTCCAGGCCCAGCCCCGTGGCCGAAGTGGCCAGGTGCTGCTGGCTGGCCGAGAGGCCGAAGAGGAAGCGGGGCTGCCCGCGGTCCTCCACGCTCCCGCTGCGGTGCAGGGGCGACCACAGGGGCCTCCCCGGCCGGGGCCGCGCACCCTGGCCGCTGCCGTCAGAGGGCCGGGGCGGCGGGGCCTCCTCACTGTCCGGGCTGGCCTCCGGCGTCTGCTCCGACACCTCCTGCACCGGAGAGAACTGGCAGGGCTTGCCCGCGCCTTCCAGGCTGGAGGTGGCGGGCTTGTAGAGCTCCAGGGCGGCCTCGGGGGATGAGAGACCGCCGGGCGTCGGGGTCACCGACTTGATGTCCAGCGAGAAGGAGCGCTTGAGGCGGCCGCTGTCCTCCAGCCTGTCTGGGGGCAGGTGGAGCCCGTTGAGTGCCTGGACCAGGGGGCCGTCGTCGGGGGCCGTGCTGGGGGGCGCAGGCCGGGGCCCCGCCCCCTCGGAGAGAGCGGGAGCCGGGCGGCCGTGGGGCGGCCCCGGGGGCAGCTGGCTCCCCTGTGCGCCCTCCACGGGGCCGGGCCCGGCGACTGACTCGCTTGGCTTCTCCAGGGGCAGCAGCTTCAGTTTGCTCTTGGGCCCAGCGGCCCCAGTCTGGCTCTTAATCCTCTTCTCGTAGTCTAGGAGCTGGCCCAGGAAATTGAAGTTGGGAGATATAGTAGgtcttttttctttcacaaatcTGTGAGGAGAGGGAAAAACCAAAAAGGCTTGAATCTGACAGCTGACCTGTTAAAGTGATTAAGCTACAGTAAGTGAAGAGGTGAGACATAATTATCAGAGGTCCTCCCAAGACCTTCGGAAGATGGCTGGTTTAAAAGTTCAGGGAGCGGGTGGAGGGGGAGGTGAGGGCCTCTGCCTTGGGGAGCTTTGCAGGACGACCCTGAGGATGTTAGAAAGCAGGGAGCCCAGCCCCAAAAGTTCTAGGTTCGTCCTCCCTGTTTTCAAGGACTTAAGGGctccagtggggcttccctggttagttccgctggtaaagaatccacctgcaatacaggagaccctggttcgattcctgggctggcaagtctccttggagaagggataggctaaccactccagttttctcgggctttcctagtggcttagatggtaaagaatccgcctgcaatgcaggagacctgggttcgacccctggtttgggacaatcccctggaggaggtctggcaacccactctagtactcttgcctggagaatccccgtggaaggaggagcctggtgggctatagtccatggggccataaagagtcgcacacgactgagcgacttcagcaTGCGCAGTGTTGCCAGCGCAGCTGGTAAGAGATGATTCTTTCCTTACCACCTAGGACACCCTCACCCCTACCCTGCCCCAGCACTGGTGTTCCCATCAGAAGTATAGCTTAACAGCCATGCCACCTTCAACTTACCAATGTCAGAGTCCCCACAGTGACTTCGAgacatttcacatttttaattaatGACCAAAAGAGAGAGGGTATCAGATGGCCAGAGCATCAAAGCACACACTTCCCAGTTCCCTGCTCTTTGTATTTAATGGGACAGAATAACCAGTCACACAGTGGACTCTGTCTGCTCAGCATGTTAATGCACTCTAATAAGAGTATTAGCTCAGTCAGCCCTCAAAACTACCCTCCATCACAGAGGTACATACAGTCCTTATGTGAATTGCCCCAGTCACACAGTTATTAAAGTATGGGGCTGGGATTCAAAACCAGGTCTAACATCTGGATTCATTCCTGTAGCCACCTTGTTAGAAGAGTCACCAAGGGATCAAAACTAGTAGTAAACAGCTTTTCCATTTCATTGCAGAAACAAAGACTCAGAAATAGTAGATACATTCTTTAGTGGCCCCTGACTGTGGCCCCTGACTCTCACGGACATGCCTCAGAAGATGAAGGAGTGAAACTACCCTAAGAATTTaaataaggaaggaaagataaaactcaaaaataaactcCTTAGAAATATGTAACCTAAAGCAAATTAACAAAGCCAGAAATAACTGGCTCAACTGTGACAAGTGTAAATACAGAGTCTTCATGCTAAGACCCCCATGAGGATATGAGGGTGCCTTTCCTGCTGGTTTGTGTGGCATTCAGGAGGACCTTGGGGGGCTAAGCCACAGGGGAGGACCTGCCTCCCTACTTCCTGCCTCCCCACTTCCTTCCGCCAGTGAGAAGCTGTTCGAGTAGCTCATTTCTTTGTTCCAAATTTTccaatttgagaaaaaaaatcctattgtTACAACAGGCCTGGTTCTGTGTGCATATATTTATTGATCCGTTATCACATGGAGACTATCCACCTCTATCCAACAAGATGCACAGAGGGCTCTGCTTCATACGCCCCTCAACACAACCACAGTCCTTGGTGCTGCTGGCATTGGCTGCCTTCTGTCTGGAGAATGAGACTGGGGGCAACCCAGTCAAAACGATACACTGCAAAATCTGGGCAAGTCTATGGACGGCCACATGCAAATCAAGgggttagaacacaccctcacatcatacataaaaaataaaatggcttaaagacttaaatataagacatgacaccataaaactaaaagaaaacacaggcaaaacattctctgacataaattgtaccgaTGTTTTCTTAAGACTGTCTCCCAAGGTgatagaaataaaaaccaaaataaacaaatgggaccaatcAATCTTAggagcttttgcacagcaaaggaaaccataaaacaaaaagacaaccaagGAATGAgcgaaaatatttgcaaatgatgtgactgacaagggcttaatttctaaactatacaaacaacccaatcaaaaaatgggcagaagacctaaatatttcaccaaagaagacatacagatggccaatgggGACATGAAAAAGATGTCTGCCATCGCTAATTAGacacgcaaatcaaaactacagtgagatatcacctcccacaagtcaaaatggccatcactgaaaagtctacaaataatacatgctggagaggttatggagaaaagggaaccttcttacactgttgatgggaaggtaaac
Coding sequences within:
- the DUSP16 gene encoding dual specificity protein phosphatase 16, which gives rise to MAHEMIGTQIVTERLVALLESGTEKVLLIDSRPFVEYNTSHILEAININCSKLMKRRLQQDKVLITELIQHSAKHKVDLDCSQKVVVYDQSSQDVASLASDCFLTVLLGKLEKSFSSVHLLAGGFAEFSRCFPGLCEGKSTLVPTCISQPCLPVANIGPTRILPNLYLGCQRDVLNKELMQQNGIGYVLNASNTCPKPDFIPESHFLRVPVNDSFCEKILPWLDKSVDFIEKAKASNGCVLVHCLAGISRSATIAIAYIMKRMDMSLDEAYRFVKEKRPTISPNFNFLGQLLDYEKRIKSQTGAAGPKSKLKLLPLEKPSESVAGPGPVEGAQGSQLPPGPPHGRPAPALSEGAGPRPAPPSTAPDDGPLVQALNGLHLPPDRLEDSGRLKRSFSLDIKSVTPTPGGLSSPEAALELYKPATSSLEGAGKPCQFSPVQEVSEQTPEASPDSEEAPPPRPSDGSGQGARPRPGRPLWSPLHRSGSVEDRGQPRFLFGLSASQQHLATSATGLGLEGWHSDLLAPQTSAPALTKSWYFAPEPPHFYSASAIYGGRTGHPAFSCSQLPTCSGDPGHSVRRRHKPGDRADSRRSWHEESPFEKQFKRRSCQMEFGESIRSENRSREELGKVGSQSSFSGSMEIIEVS